From one Trueperella pyogenes genomic stretch:
- the murI gene encoding glutamate racemase has product MNDSPIGVFDSGVGGLTVARAIIDQLPGESLTYIGDTANNPYGPRPIAKVRELALRIMDELVDSGVKMLVIACNSASAAVLHDARERYQVGKGIPVVEVIHPAVRGAARVTSNERIGIIGTQATIESGAYEDAFSVLPRIQVTSRAAPRFVEFVEKGITTGPELLEVAEEYLEPIKDAGVDTLILGCTHYPILAGVISYVMGDDVALVSSAEETARDVYRELTARDLLRNSACAPIHNFHSTGDAADFQKLARRFLGPEVAGVHQLEGRVP; this is encoded by the coding sequence ATGAACGATTCACCCATTGGTGTGTTCGACTCAGGCGTCGGCGGCTTGACGGTTGCCCGTGCCATTATTGACCAGCTCCCCGGCGAATCCCTAACATACATCGGAGATACCGCCAACAATCCGTACGGTCCGCGTCCGATCGCCAAGGTGCGCGAGTTGGCTCTACGTATCATGGACGAGTTGGTCGACTCCGGTGTGAAGATGCTTGTCATCGCCTGCAATTCTGCCTCAGCTGCCGTCCTTCACGACGCACGAGAGCGCTACCAGGTGGGCAAGGGCATCCCGGTGGTGGAAGTGATCCATCCGGCGGTACGTGGTGCTGCCCGCGTGACGAGCAATGAGCGCATCGGCATTATCGGCACCCAGGCGACGATCGAATCGGGCGCTTATGAGGACGCTTTTTCTGTCCTTCCACGCATCCAGGTCACGTCTCGCGCTGCACCGCGCTTCGTGGAGTTTGTGGAGAAAGGGATCACCACAGGCCCTGAGCTGCTCGAGGTGGCGGAGGAATACCTTGAGCCGATTAAGGACGCTGGAGTCGATACCCTTATCTTGGGCTGCACGCACTATCCGATTCTGGCCGGCGTCATTAGCTATGTGATGGGCGATGATGTTGCGCTCGTGTCCTCGGCAGAGGAAACTGCCCGGGACGTCTACCGGGAACTCACCGCGCGCGATCTTCTCAGAAACTCGGCTTGCGCCCCGATTCACAACTTCCATTCCACCGGCGATGCGGCTGATTTTCAAAAGCTCGCTCGCCGCTTCCTCGGACCCGAGGTCGCAGGCGTCCACCAGCTCGAGGGGAGAGTGCCGTGA
- a CDS encoding MBL fold metallo-hydrolase: MKLTVIGCSGSMSGKDSPASSYLLQAIGPDADNERVWSIIIDFGPGAMGHLLRYADPARIDGMFLSHLHADHCADIVGMQVYRRWYPEGALGRIPVFSPGDGAARTRGIADDPVEETYAGEFEFHQVKPADTVRLGPFDIEFFAGYHTVPAVAMRITGPSESDPAKRVTMTYTGDTDYVSSVVDAARGVDLLLSEAAFEEGRDSVEGVHLTGKRAGILAAEAGVGRLLLTHLQPWTSPQRNVADARAVYDGDVAAVSAGDVYTI, translated from the coding sequence GTGAAGCTGACCGTTATTGGCTGCTCTGGATCGATGTCGGGTAAGGACTCGCCGGCGTCGTCCTATCTGCTCCAGGCCATTGGGCCTGATGCGGACAACGAGCGCGTGTGGTCAATTATTATCGACTTCGGTCCGGGCGCGATGGGACACTTGTTGCGCTATGCCGACCCGGCTCGTATCGACGGGATGTTCCTTTCCCATCTGCACGCCGACCATTGCGCCGATATTGTGGGGATGCAGGTCTACCGGCGCTGGTACCCCGAGGGCGCGCTTGGTCGCATCCCGGTCTTTTCTCCCGGCGACGGCGCAGCCCGCACCCGCGGAATTGCTGACGATCCGGTGGAGGAGACGTACGCGGGGGAGTTCGAATTTCACCAGGTCAAGCCGGCAGACACCGTCCGGCTCGGTCCTTTCGATATCGAGTTCTTTGCCGGCTACCATACGGTTCCCGCTGTGGCGATGCGTATCACGGGCCCATCGGAATCGGACCCGGCCAAGCGTGTGACGATGACGTACACCGGAGACACCGACTACGTCTCGAGCGTGGTCGACGCCGCTCGTGGTGTGGATCTGCTGCTGTCCGAGGCCGCCTTCGAAGAAGGGCGTGACAGCGTGGAGGGCGTCCATCTGACGGGTAAGCGTGCGGGTATTCTTGCCGCTGAGGCCGGCGTCGGACGGCTTTTGCTGACGCATCTGCAGCCGTGGACCAGCCCGCAGCGTAACGTCGCGGATGCGCGAGCTGTCTATGATGGTGACGTTGCGGCTGTCAGCGCCGGAGATGTGTACACAATCTAG
- the rph gene encoding ribonuclease PH, which translates to MNEFIRQDGRATDELRPIRITRNYLDQGEGSVYVEFGRTKVLCVASLTEGVPRWRKGTGLGWVTGEYSMLPRATDTRSQRESVKGKVGGRTQEISRLIGRALRAVVDFEALGENTIVLDCDVLQADGGTRTASITGAYVALADAVAYGIDKGWIKPRRGCPVLRDSISAVSVGIIDGSPCLDLPYEEDARAETDMNVVMTGSGQFVEVQGTAEETPFSRAELDCLLDLAATGNAQLTSLQQAALASAESITLGDFS; encoded by the coding sequence ATGAATGAATTTATCCGCCAAGATGGGCGCGCCACTGATGAGCTGCGTCCGATCCGCATCACCCGCAACTACCTTGACCAAGGCGAGGGCTCCGTCTATGTCGAGTTTGGTAGGACGAAGGTTCTATGCGTCGCGTCACTCACGGAGGGCGTGCCGCGCTGGCGCAAGGGCACCGGCCTGGGGTGGGTGACCGGCGAATATTCGATGCTACCGCGGGCCACCGATACGCGTTCTCAGCGGGAGTCTGTCAAGGGTAAAGTTGGTGGCCGCACGCAGGAGATTTCGCGGCTTATCGGCCGCGCGTTGCGTGCTGTCGTGGATTTTGAGGCGCTGGGTGAGAACACGATCGTCCTCGATTGCGACGTCTTGCAAGCTGACGGCGGCACCCGCACAGCGTCGATCACGGGCGCTTACGTGGCACTCGCCGACGCCGTCGCCTACGGTATCGACAAGGGCTGGATTAAGCCGCGGCGCGGATGCCCGGTTTTACGCGATTCAATCTCGGCGGTCTCAGTGGGCATCATCGACGGGAGCCCGTGCCTCGATCTGCCCTACGAAGAAGACGCGCGTGCCGAGACCGACATGAACGTGGTCATGACCGGCTCTGGCCAATTCGTCGAGGTCCAGGGTACTGCTGAGGAGACGCCCTTTAGCCGCGCCGAACTCGACTGCCTCCTCGACCTCGCCGCCACAGGCAACGCCCAGCTGACTAGCCTGCAGCAGGCTGCACTGGCCTCCGCAGAGTCGATCACCTTGGGGGACTTCTCATGA
- the rdgB gene encoding RdgB/HAM1 family non-canonical purine NTP pyrophosphatase, whose amino-acid sequence MIILATRNAHKVEEVRNILAPLLPSVPSISPVPAQLPEPVEDGATFAENAIIKANQVARELGVPAIADDSGLCVDILGGAPGIFSARWSGTHGDDAANLDLLLAQLADVKHAQRGARFVCAAALALPDGTVVVEEGHMAGQLRYERAGEGGFGYDPIFQPEGYDVTNAQLSPADKNAISHRGKAFAALAPHIAQLLN is encoded by the coding sequence ATGATTATCCTGGCCACCCGCAATGCGCACAAGGTCGAGGAAGTGCGTAATATCCTCGCCCCGCTGTTGCCTTCCGTGCCGAGCATCTCGCCGGTACCCGCGCAGCTGCCAGAACCCGTCGAAGACGGGGCCACCTTTGCTGAGAACGCGATCATCAAAGCCAACCAAGTTGCGCGCGAACTTGGCGTTCCTGCTATCGCCGATGATTCTGGCCTGTGCGTGGACATCCTAGGCGGCGCGCCCGGTATCTTCTCCGCCCGCTGGAGTGGTACGCACGGTGACGACGCCGCCAACCTGGATCTCCTTCTCGCTCAGCTTGCAGACGTCAAGCATGCGCAACGCGGTGCGCGGTTCGTGTGTGCCGCGGCGTTGGCGTTGCCCGATGGCACCGTCGTCGTCGAAGAGGGACACATGGCGGGTCAGTTGCGCTACGAGCGCGCGGGAGAGGGCGGCTTTGGGTATGACCCGATCTTCCAGCCCGAAGGATACGACGTGACAAACGCGCAGCTAAGCCCCGCTGACAAAAACGCCATTTCGCATCGCGGCAAGGCCTTTGCGGCGCTCGCCCCGCACATTGCGCAATTGCTCAACTAG
- a CDS encoding DUF4916 domain-containing protein, with translation MSDVASSDMGPWLSPDDLAFVRRKVPMLYIDAVPIRLNDDGSLSSLGLLLTASPEGLTRSLVSGRVLYHETVREALRRHLEKDLGEMVLPQLPPTLVPFTVTEYFPTPGAGGHDPRQHAVSLCYIIPVLGDCNVSSDSLEVNWFTPGELRTPELQSEILPRHLLVVRHALATLGEA, from the coding sequence ATGAGTGACGTTGCATCTTCGGATATGGGCCCGTGGTTATCCCCGGACGACCTCGCTTTTGTACGGCGAAAAGTACCCATGTTGTACATTGACGCCGTGCCGATACGCCTCAACGACGACGGCTCGCTCAGCTCGCTCGGCCTGCTTCTTACCGCTTCTCCTGAGGGTTTGACGAGGTCACTCGTCTCGGGCCGAGTTCTCTACCACGAAACGGTACGCGAGGCGTTACGGCGCCACCTCGAAAAGGATCTCGGCGAGATGGTGCTGCCGCAGCTTCCACCGACGCTCGTTCCTTTTACCGTGACCGAGTACTTCCCAACGCCCGGCGCAGGTGGGCATGATCCACGCCAGCATGCAGTTTCGCTGTGCTATATCATTCCCGTTCTTGGGGATTGCAACGTGTCTTCCGACTCCCTCGAGGTCAATTGGTTTACGCCCGGCGAGCTGCGCACGCCTGAACTGCAATCTGAAATCTTGCCACGGCACCTGCTGGTGGTGCGGCATGCCCTGGCCACTCTCGGTGAAGCATAG
- a CDS encoding peroxiredoxin: MKLEVGQAAPDFTLDTVNGPITLSAELERAEQGVIVYFYPRAMTPGCTTEACDFRDSENSLKAAGYTVIGISPDPVERLQKFVDKKELNFPLASDPDKTVMKAWGAFGVKMNYGKKVEGVIRSTVVVGKDGNVLLPLYNIKATGHVARLRRELGIDPA, from the coding sequence ATGAAACTCGAAGTGGGCCAGGCGGCCCCAGATTTTACCCTCGACACCGTCAACGGCCCGATCACGTTGTCCGCAGAGCTGGAGCGCGCCGAGCAAGGGGTCATCGTATACTTTTACCCGCGCGCCATGACTCCGGGGTGCACCACCGAAGCCTGTGACTTTCGCGACTCAGAAAACTCACTGAAGGCAGCCGGTTACACGGTCATCGGCATTTCTCCGGATCCGGTGGAAAGGCTCCAGAAATTCGTGGACAAGAAGGAGCTGAATTTTCCCCTCGCGTCGGATCCAGACAAGACGGTCATGAAGGCCTGGGGTGCTTTCGGTGTGAAGATGAACTACGGCAAGAAAGTGGAGGGCGTTATCCGCTCAACCGTGGTGGTCGGTAAGGATGGCAATGTCCTCCTGCCGTTGTACAACATCAAGGCCACCGGGCACGTGGCGCGCCTGCGCCGTGAGCTGGGTATCGATCCAGCCTAA